One window of Triticum dicoccoides isolate Atlit2015 ecotype Zavitan chromosome 5A, WEW_v2.0, whole genome shotgun sequence genomic DNA carries:
- the LOC119300293 gene encoding EP1-like glycoprotein 2 — protein sequence MGSANVFLVVLAAVASLLVVQGFASDDYMGATMGISINASLSTRWINNSVSLSDAFSNYGDGTTVRPTVLHSTMVAGRFQGWSFGAGFFCTSPCDVFIFSVFIITSVGIYGSDTGFRIIPSGPHVVWSANRDTPVRENATIELTRHGDLVLRDADGRTVWSSGTSGKSVDGMEIMKHGNLVMFDQKNAIVWQSLDHPTDSLVPGQSLMEGMRLAATKSTKNQFYITVLRDGLYGYVKSTPPQLYFSYPSVKSSKTVSDPTNVTFQNGELRIILDAPKKPYHDSSTQSTVIYFGIVDYLKLPSSQFSQYMRLEYDGCLRLHQWSDNENQWTTSDVMEISRHCDEQLSCFGKREYRISGDCAYPTVCGDYGICTNGQCSCSHESNTNLNYFKPA from the coding sequence ATGGGCTCTGCCAATGTCTTCTTGGTCGTGCTTGCAGCTGTAGCATCGTTGTTggtcgtgcagggcttcgcctctgACGACTACATGGGTGCAACAATGGGGATCAGTATAAACGCCTCCCTCTCAACAAGGTGGATCAATAACAGCGTCTCTCTGTCAGACGCATTCTCCAACTACGGGGACGGTACAACAGTACGCCCCACCGTCCTCCATTCAACAATGGTTGCTGGGCGCTTTCAAGGGTGGTCTTTTGGCGCAGGGTTCTTCTGCACCTCCCCCTGTGACGTCTTCATCTTTTCCGTCTTCATTATAACCAGTGTCGGGATCTATGGCAGTGACACTGGATTTCGGATTATCCCGTCAGGGCCACATGTTGTCTGGTCAGCCAACAGGGATACTCCTGTCAGGGAGAACGCCACCATTGAGCTTACTAGGCATGGCGACCTGGTACTCCGTGATGCCGATGGGAGGACGGTTTGGTCAAGTGGCACTTCTGGCAAATCCgtggatggcatggagatcatgaaGCACGGCAACCTGGTGATGTTTGATCAGAAGAATGCCATTGTGTGGCAGTCATTGGACCATCCAACTGATTCATTGGTCCCTGGGCAATCACTTATGGAAGGTATGAGGCTCGCAGCTACAAAATCGACTAAGAATCAGTTTTATATTACTGTACTCCGAGATGGATTATACGGTTATGTCAAATCCACACCACCACAACTTTACTTCTCATATCCATCGGTGAAAAGTAGTAAGACTGTAAGTGATCCAACAAATGTTACATTCCAGAATGGCGAGCTTAGAATCATTTTAGACGCACCAAAAAAACCTTATCATGACTCGTCAACACAGAGTACCGTTATCTACTTCGGTATTGTTGATTATCTCAAGCTGCCATCATCCCAGTTCAGCCAGTATATGAGATTAGAGTATGATGGGTGCCTAAGGCTGCATCAATGGTCTGATAATGAAAATCAGTGGACTACGTCTGATGTAATGGAAATCTCTCGTCATTGTGATGAGCAATTATCATGCTTTGGGAAGAGGGAGTACAGGATCTCGGGTGATTGTGCTTACCCAACAGTGTGCGGGGACTACGGGATATGCACAAATGGGCAGTGCAGCTGTTCTCATGAGAGTAATACTAATTTGAACTACTTCAAACCTGCTTGA
- the LOC119300294 gene encoding G-type lectin S-receptor-like serine/threonine-protein kinase SD2-5 codes for MFRYGQNDSNGERFWVTKVFSLQSIQPEAAHYNSTAYLKVQYSSSDSSSDLTLNKRKVILAITLPTTSILILLIIVAILYPQRRRKYKENDEDSEFNQLLSGMPTRFSFEKLRECTEGFSKKLGGGGFGSVFERKLDGERVAVKHLEGARQGKKEFLAEVETIGSIEHINLIKLIGFCAEKSHRLLVYEYMSRGSLDRWIYNRRSNTRFDWSTRCKIILHIAKGLCYLHEGCRREIAHLDIKPQKILLDGNFNAKVADFGLSKLIDRDQSKVMTMMRGTPGYLAPEWLTSQITEKVDVYSFGVVILEIISGRKCIDRSRPEEDVHIIYLLREKAQNNQWIDLIVDNNSDDSVSRQEEVIQMMKLAMWCLQNDSSHRPSMSMVIKVLEGAISVESHIIQSFLNANSIMSVQDNQYLYLVREASILSGPW; via the coding sequence ATGTTCAGGTATGGCCAGAACGATTCCAATGGTGAACGTTTCTGGGTAACAAAGGTTTTCTCATTGCAGTCGATACAACCTGAAGCTGCTCATTACAACTCCACTGCTTATCTCAAGGTGCAGTATAGCTCCTCCGATTCCAGTTCTGATCTCACTCTAAACAAAAGGAAGGTCATTTTAGCAATTACACTTCCAACAACAAGTATTCTTATATTACTTATTATTGTTGCCATTCTTTATCCGCAAAGGAGGAGGAAGTATAAAGAGAACGATGAAGACTCTGAATTCAATCAATTATTATCAGGAATGCCAACGAGGTTTTCTTTTGAGAAGTTGAGAGAATGTACTGAAGGGTTCAGTAAAAAACTCGGGGGAGGTggatttggttctgtttttgaaaggaaACTCGATGGAGAGAGAGTTGCAGTAAAACATTTGGAAGGTGCTAGGCAAGGAAAGAAAGAATTCTTGGCAGAGGTTGAAACTATTGGCAGCATTGAACACATCAATCTTATCAAGCTTATTGGCTTTTGTGCAGAGAAATCTCATAGGCTTCTGGTATATGAATATATGTCAAGAGGGTCGCTTGATAGGTGGATCTATAACCGCCGTAGTAATACCCGTTTTGATTGGTCCACCCGATGCAAGATTATTCTACATATTGCAAAGGGCCTATGCTATCTTCATGAAGGGTGCAGACGAGAAATTGCTCATTTGGACATCAAACCACAAAAAATTCTCTTAGACGGGAACTTCAATGCCAAAGTGGCTGATTTTGGACTATCCAAGTTAATAGACAGGGATCAAAGCAAGGTAATGACAATGATGAGAGGAACACCTGGGTATCTGGCACCTGAATGGTTAACATCGCAGATCACTGAAAAAGTCGATGTGTACAGCTTTGGTGTTGTTATCTTGGAAATAATAAGTGGAAGAAAATGCATTGACCGTTCTCGGCCAGAGGAGGATGttcatattatttatttattacgaGAAAAGGCTCAAAACAATCAGTGGATTGATCTGATCGTCGATAATAATAGTGATGATAGTGTCTCACGCCAGGAGGAAGTGATCCAAATGATGAAGCTTGCAATGTGGTGTTTGCAGAATGATAGCAGCCATAGGCCTTCCATGTcaatggtgatcaaggtgttggAAGGTGCTATAAGCGTTGAAAGTCACATAATTCAGAGCTTTCTCAATGCAAACTCGATCATGTCTGTTCAAGATAATCAATACCTATATTTGGTTCGTGAAGCATCTATCTTATCTGGCCCATGGTGA